In Sceloporus undulatus isolate JIND9_A2432 ecotype Alabama chromosome 7, SceUnd_v1.1, whole genome shotgun sequence, one DNA window encodes the following:
- the TNFRSF14 gene encoding tumor necrosis factor receptor superfamily member 14: MSQVVCIFLAMQLLLLLEALPCEDWEYEINQECCPKCGAGFRVSKNCTINSSTSCVPCSEGTYTDHPNGLTECFRCRVCDTGAHLRVNEKCTYMQNAVCGCNPGYFCNHWSETSCEICIKHAVSPPGYKVTQAGTETSNTKFVPCPYGTFSEAEMSFSCEDWTNCSKEGLIEVQAGSASSNAVCDQKPPNVVLLTTIPVAVLLFLAFGIALIILWRRRKCFRKGAAAKQKEEQNRGYIPVQDSNSPAIPLQETTQNHGEPSYCMHA, from the exons GTGGTTTGCATTTTCCTTGCAATGCAGCTCCTACTTCTCCTAGAAGCGTTGCCTTGCGAAGACTGGGAGTATGAAATTAATCAGGAATGCTGCCCCAAATGTGGTGCAg GGTTCAGAGTCTCCAAGAACTGCACTATCAATTCAAGTACAAGCTGCGTTCCATGTTCAGAGGGGAcatatacagaccaccccaatgGGCTGACGGAGTGCTTCAGATGCCGAGTCTGTGATACAG GAGCTCATCTGAGAGTGAATGAGAAATGCACCTATATGCAAAATGCAGTCTGTGGCTGCAACCCAGGTTACTTCTGTAACCATTGGAGTGAGACGTCATGTGAGATATGCATCAAACATGCCGTCTCTCCGCCTGGTTATAAGGTGACGCAGGCTG GCACAGAAACCAGCAACACCAAGTTTGTACCTTGCCCATATGGGACTTTTTCAGAGGCTGAGATGTCCTTCTCCTGTGAAGACTGGACTAA TTGCAGTAAAGAAGGCTTGATAGAAGTTCAGGCTGGCAGTGCGTCTTCCAATGCAGTCTGCGATCAGAAGCCACCCAATGTTGTGTTGTTAACTACCATTCCTGTTGCTGTTCTTCTCTTTCTCGCTTTTGGCATAGCTCTTATCATTCTATGGAGACGACGGAAATGTTTCAGAAAAG GTGCTGCTGCAAAACAG AAGGAAGAGCAAAACAGAGGTTACATCCCTGTTCAAGACAGCAACAGCCCAGCTATTCCTCTGCAGGAGACTACTCAGAACCATGGAGAACCAAGCTATTGCATGCATGCTTGA